A region from the Drosophila bipectinata strain 14024-0381.07 chromosome 3R, DbipHiC1v2, whole genome shotgun sequence genome encodes:
- the PH4alphaEFB gene encoding prolyl 4-hydroxylase subunit alpha-1 isoform X1, with amino-acid sequence MIDQKSFKMAADWRLIGLLSLLVVSVGAEVYTALAEMEELLETESVLITNLEGYIREQENKLNFLKNKMDDYQREHADASSDITAYVSNPINAYLLTKRLTTDWKQVENLMEHDVGTEFVQNITQYRNILKFPSDEDLNGAAVALLRLQDTYQLDTSSVARGKLNGIQYSTEMSSDDCFELGRQSYVNHDYHHTVLWMNEAMARMLEEPSNQTKSFTKADILEYLAFSTYKEGNIEVALTMTNELLQLLPHHERANGNKRFYEKEIANQLQMRKMKGDDGSDEMPKSDLPVAKSDPSVYDLTERKAYEMLCRGELKPSPADLRPLRCRYVTNNVPFLRLGPLKLEEAHQEPYIVIYHDAMYDSEIELIKRMARPRFRRATVQNSVTGALETANYRISKSAWLKTEENRVIGTVVQRTADMTGLDMDSAEELQVVNYGIGGHYEPHFDFARKEEKRAFEGLNLGNRIATVLFYMSDVEQGGATVFTSLHTALFPKKGTAAFWMNLHRDGEGDVRTRHAACPVLTGTKWVSNKWIHERGQEFRRPCSMGEDHGEYAI; translated from the exons ATGATCGACCAGAAAA GCTTTAAAATGGCAGCGGACTGGCGATTGATTGGCCTTCTCAGCCTTCTGGTCGTATCAGTGGGCGCAGAGGTGTACACCGCCTTGGCGGAGATGGAGGAACTGCTAGAGACTGAATCCGTACTGATAACCAACCTGGAGGGCTATATACGTGAGCAGGAGAACAAGCTGAATTTTCTCAAAAA CAAAATGGATGACTACCAGAGGGAACACGCCGACGCCTCCAGTGACATTACCGCCTATGTCTCAAATCCCATCAATGCTTACCTACTCACCAAGCGCCTGACCACCGACTGGAAACAGGTGGAGAACCTCATGGAGCACGACGTGGGCACCGAGTTCGTGCAAAACATTACCCAGTATCGCAACATCCTTAAGTTTCCCTCCGACGAGGATCTCAATGGAGCGGCAGTGGCCTTGCTGCGCCTCCAGGACACCTACCAGCTGGACACCTCTAGTGTAGCCCGTGGCAAGCTAAATGGCATACAGTACAG CACGGAGATGTCCTCGGATGACTGTTTCGAGTTGGGCAGACAGTCGTACGTGAACCACGACTACCATCACACAGTCCTCTGGATGAACGAGGCGATGGCCCGAATGCTCGAGGAGCCCTCGAACCAAACCAAAAGCTTCACCAAGGCCGATATCCTTGAGTACCTGGCGTTCTCCACCTACAAGGAAG gaAACATTGAGGTGGCTCTGACCATGACCAACGAATTGCTGCAACTATTGCCACACCACGAAAGGGCCAATGGCAACAAGAGGTTCTACGAGAAGGAAATAGCCAACCAGCTGCAAATGAGAAAGATGAAGGGCGACGATGGTAGTGACGAGATGCCTAAGTCTGACTTG CCCGTGGCCAAAAGTGATCCCTCGGTCTATGATTTGACCGAGCGAAAGGCCTACGAAATGTTGTGCCGTGGCGAACTAAAGCCATCTCCGGCGGACCTGAGACCTCTACGATGTCGTTATGTAACCAACAATGTGCCCTTCCTGCGCCTGGGCCCCCTGAAGCTGGAGGAGGCCCACCAGGAGCCGTACATTGTGATCTATCACGATGCCATGTACGACAGTGAAATTGAATTGATTAAACGGATGGCACGTCCTCGATTCCGGCGGGCAACTGTACAAAATTCCGTTACTGGCGCTCTGGAGACGGCCAACTACCGGATTAGCAAGTCCGCTTGGCTGAAAACGGAGGAGAACCGTGTGATTGGAACCGTAGTGCAGCGAACGGCGGATATGACTGGTCTGGACATGGACTCTGCCGAAGAGCTCCAGGTGGTCAATTATGGAATCGGTGGTCATTACGAACCGCACTTTGATTTTGCTCGA aaagaGGAAAAACGCGCCTTTGAGGGCCTCAATCTGGGCAACCGCATCGCAACAGTTTTGTTCTAC ATGAGTGACGTTGAACAGGGAGGTGCCACCGTCTTTACTTCCCTTCACACTGCCCTATTTCCCAAAAAGGGCACGGCAGCCTTCTGGATGAATCTCCATCGAGATGGTGAGGGCGATGTGAGGACACGTCATGCTGCCTGTCCTGTCCTGACGGGCACTAAATGGG TGTCAAACAAGTGGATCCATGAACGGGGTCAGGAGTTCCGTAGACCCTGCTCTATGGGCGAGGATCATGGCGAGTATGCCATCTGA
- the spdo gene encoding putative uncharacterized protein DDB_G0271606 — protein sequence MSHHNYTNPAFCQNSEFYPVSSNKSAHVESIYNRSLQMNFGAAPPRSAHATPTRKGQMQRSMSTRSVTRKQYQQQQQQQQQQHQIKNQQQQANQQQSSGRYALVPLEELNTSKAGRYAIVPGQAAQRLARSQDNLDRYGSRYGIHEDEEPHSFHEEPHQETQFASLPPMINLPPKPITRNNNNSQAPNQSIKHAFSSDFGSKTFLIVDKNSNQRYQMVPTAEDEELVDENQEIIQMHNGRAHRYAMIPTEADEDDLPQQDQEEQQETCLSTTEISQQFAARTSTPQQRNAAAATRALHELLVTPRKMQPPPRLAHSTPRNAAHLEQLQLERRLQIYQSQQVLSQLGSGPPALPLRQNRLSPQRLHYETVKPAPLQIADRSMAVISPRVQEQQERDQDMSSIQGKPQNNNSYPQKLANATITLAVVSLMMVLGSTMNCGLAIYMIAHFGKSFFLQFSLASSFCAVGLGFLGFRSRHCEWLPNRSYISGYILVTVFCLFKCCGLLVILVWDPFPGLPVHDITSGVILGLSTFTVVFIGLGVLGSLWCNRPPPDNRVNVV from the exons ATGTCGCATCACAATTATACCAACCCGGCTTTTTGCCAAAACAGTGAATTCTATCCAGTTTCCAGTAACAAATCAGCTCACGTAGAGTCCATCTACAATAGGAGCTTGCAAATGAATTTTGGGGCAGCTCCCCCGCGATCGGCACACGCCACACCGACTAGAAAAGGCCAAATGCAACGTAGCATGTCCACGCGATCGGTGACGCGGAAGCAgtaccaacagcagcagcagcaacagcagcagcaacatcaaataaaaaaccaacaacagcaGGCCAATCAGCAGCAATCCAGTGGCCGGTATGCCTTGGTTCCCTTGGAGGAGCTGAACACCAGCAAAGCTGGTAGATATGCTATAGTTCCTGGGCAGGCGGCCCAGAGGTTGGCCAGATCACAGGATAATCTAGATCGGTATGGCTCGCGGTACGGCATACACGAGGACGAGGAACCGCACTCCTTCCACGAGGAGCCCCACCAGGAGACCCAGTTTGCCAGCTTGCCGCCCATGATCAATCTGCCCCCGAAACCCATCACccggaacaacaacaacagccaaGCCCCCAACCAATCAATCAAACACGCTTTCAGTAGCGATTTCGGGAGTAAAACCTTTCTGATTGTGGATAAGAACAGCAACCAGCGATACCAAATGGTGCCCACTGCCGAAGACGAGGAGCTGGTGGACGAGAACCAGGAGATTATCCAAATGCACAATGGCCGTGCCCACAGGTATGCGATGATACCAACAGAAGCGGACGAAGATGATTTGCCACAGCAGGACCAGGAGGAGCAGCAAGAGACCTGTCTGAGCACCACCGAGATCTCCCAGCAATTCGCAGCCAGGACTTCTACGCCGCAGCAGAGAAATGCGGCAGCGGCAACCAGGGCGCTGCACGAACTTCTGGTCACGCCAAGGAAGATGCAGCCGCCTCCGAGGCTGGCCCATTCCACGCCTCGGAATGCCGCCCACCTGGAGCAGTTGCAGCTGGAGCGCAGGTTGCAAATCTACCAGAGCCAGCAGGTGCTCAGCCAGTTGGGATCGGGACCACCCGCCCTTCCCCTTCGCCAGAATAGACTTTCGCCCCAGAGACTGCATTACGAGACGGTGAAACCAGCTCCTCTGCAGATTGCAGATCGCTCGATGGCCGTCATAAGCCCTAGGGTTCAGGAGCAGCAGGAAAGGGATCAGGACATGAGCAGTATCCAGGGAAAGCCCCAGAACAACAACTCCTATCCGCAGAAACTGGCAAACGCCACAATTACCTTGGCCGTTGTTTCCCTGATGATGGTTTTGGGCAGCACCATGAATTGTGGATTGGCCATCTATATGATTGCTCAC TTTGGAAAATCCTTTTTCTTACAATTCAGCCTGGCCTCCTCCTTCTGTGCTGTGGGCCTTGGATTCCTCGGATTCAGATCGCGTCACTGCGAATGGTTGCCCAACAGAAGCTACATATCCGGCTACATCCTGGTGACCGTGTTCTGCCTCTTCAAGTGTTGCGGCCTGCTGGTGATCCTTGTTTGGGATCCCTTCCCAGGCCTGCCTGTCCACGACATAACCTCCGGAGTCATCCTTGGGCTATCAACCTTCACCGTAGTGTTTATTGGCTTGGGCGTGCTGGGAAGTCTCTGGTGCAACCGCCCGCCGCCAGATAATCGCGTGAATGTGGTTTAA
- the LOC108127992 gene encoding serine protease 1-like has protein sequence MKLFVFLALAVATASAIPAPAPRTADGKLIPVPVKDIQGRITNGYPAYEGKVPYIVGLSFSGNSGNWWCGGSIIGNTWVITAGHCTNNADGVTINYGASIRHQPQYTHWVGSGDMIQHHHYNSGNLHNDISLIRTPHVDFWSLVNKVELPSFDDRYNGYGGWWAVASGWGSTCTGCSLPDWLQSVDVQIMSQEDCSNYWSLHENMICINTSGGKSTCGGDSGGPLVTHDGNRLVGLTSYGSGAGCEAGYPAVFTRVTGYLEWIRDNTGISY, from the coding sequence ATGAAACTATTTGTATTCCTGGCCTTGGCCGTGGCCACAGCTTCGGCTATTCCCGCCCCCGCTCCTCGTACCGCCGACGGAAAGCTGATCCCAGTGCCCGTTAAGGACATCCAGGGTCGCATCACAAACGGCTACCCCGCCTACGAGGGCAAGGTGCCCTACATCGTCGGCCTGAGCTTCAGCGGCAACAGTGGTAACTGGTGGTGCGGTGGATCGATCATCGGAAACACCTGGGTCATAACCGCCGGTCACTGCACCAACAACGCCGATGGCGTGACCATCAACTATGGCGCCAGCATCCGCCACCAGCCCCAGTACACCCACTGGGTGGGCAGTGGTGACATGATCCAGCACCACCACTACAACAGCGGCAACCTTCACAATGACATCTCTCTGATCCGCACCCCCCACGTCGACTTCTGGTCGCTGGTCAACAAGGTGGAGCTGCCCAGCTTTGACGACCGCTACAACGGCTACGGGGGCTGGTGGGCCGTGGCCTCCGGATGGGGTAGCACCTGCACCGGCTGCTCTCTGCCCGACTGGCTCCAGAGCGTTGACGTCCAGATCATGTCCCAAGAAGATTGCAGCAACTACTGGTCTCTCCACGAGAACATGATCTGCATCAACACCTCTGGCGGCAAGTCCACCTGTGGCGGTGACTCCGGCGGCCCTCTGGTCACACACGACGGCAACCGTCTCGTTGGTCTTACCTCCTACGGCTCCGGTGCTGGCTGCGAGGCCGGATACCCCGCTGTCTTCACCCGTGTTACTGGCTACTTGGAGTGGATCCGTGACAACACTGGAATTTCTTACTAA
- the LOC108128144 gene encoding serine protease 1-like, whose translation MKLFVFLALAVAAASAIPAPASPSAEGKLTPVPVKDIQGRITNGYPAYEGKVPYIVGLLFSGNGGNWWCGGSIIGNTWVLTAAHCTNNADGVTINYGASIRTQPQYTHWVGRGDIIQHHHYNSGNLHNDISLIRTPHVDFWHLVNKVELPSYNDRYNGYAGYWAVASGWGGTYDGSPLPDWLQSVDVQIMSHDECSRFWSLHDNMICINTSGGKSTCGGDSGGPLVTHDGNRLVGVTSFGSGAGCMAGHPAVFSRVTGYLDWIRDNTGISY comes from the coding sequence ATGAAACTGTTCGTATTCCTGGCCTTGGCCGTGGCCGCAGCTTCGGCTATTCCCGCCCCCGCTTCTCCTTCCGCCGAGGGAAAGCTGACCCCAGTGCCCGTTAAGGACATCCAGGGTCGCATTACCAACGGCTACCCCGCCTACGAGGGCAAGGTGCCATACATCGTCGGCCTGCTCTTCAGCGGCAACGGTGGTAACTGGTGGTGCGGTGGCTCGATCATTGGCAACACCTGGGTCCTGACCGCTGCTCACTGCACCAACAACGCCGATGGCGTGACCATCAACTACGGCGCCAGCATCCGCACCCAGCCCCAGTACACCCACTGGGTTGGCCGTGGCGACATCATCCAGCACCACCACTACAACAGCGGCAACCTCCACAACGACATCTCCCTGATCCGCACCCCCCACGTCGACTTCTGGCACCTGGTGAACAAGGTGGAGCTGCCCAGCTACAACGACCGCTACAACGGCTACGCCGGCTACTGGGCCGTGGCTTCCGGATGGGGCGGCACCTATGACGGCAGCCCACTGCCCGACTGGCTCCAGAGCGTTGACGTTCAGATCATGTCCCACGACGAGTGCAGCCGCTTCTGGTCTCTCCACGACAACATGATCTGCATCAACACCTCCGGCGGCAAGTCCACCTGCGGCGGTGACTCCGGCGGCCCTCTGGTCACACACGACGGCAACCGTCTCGTGGGTGTCACCTCCTTCGGCTCTGGTGCTGGCTGCATGGCCGGACACCCTGCTGTCTTCAGCCGTGTCACTGGCTACTTGGACTGGATCCGCGACAACACCGGAATTTCTTACTAA
- the LOC108128143 gene encoding serine protease 1-like yields MKLFVFLALAVAAASAIPAPASPSAEGKLTPVPVKDIQGRITNGYPAYEGKVPYIVGLLFSGNGGNWWCGGSIIGNTWVLTAAHCTNNADGVTINYGASIRTQPQYTHWVGRGDIIQHHHYNSGNLHNDISLIRTPHVDFWHLVNKVELPSYNDRYNGYAGYWAVASGWGGTYDGSPLPDWLQSVDVQIMSHDECSRFWSLHDNMICINTSGGKSTCGGDSGGPLVTHDGNRLVGVTSFGSGAGCMAGHPAVFSRVTGYLDWIRDNTGISY; encoded by the coding sequence ATGAAACTGTTCGTATTCCTGGCCTTGGCCGTGGCCGCAGCTTCGGCTATTCCTGCCCCCGCTTCTCCTTCTGCCGAGGGAAAGCTGACCCCAGTGCCCGTTAAGGACATCCAGGGTCGCATCACTAACGGCTACCCCGCCTACGAGGGCAAGGTGCCCTACATCGTCGGCCTGCTCTTCAGCGGCAACGGTGGTAACTGGTGGTGCGGTGGCTCGATCATCGGCAACACCTGGGTCCTGACCGCTGCTCACTGCACCAACAACGCCGATGGCGTGACCATCAACTACGGCGCCAGCATCCGCACCCAGCCCCAGTACACCCACTGGGTTGGCCGTGGCGACATCATCCAGCACCACCACTACAACAGCGGCAACCTCCACAACGACATCTCCCTGATCCGCACCCCCCACGTCGACTTCTGGCATCTGGTGAACAAGGTGGAGCTGCCCAGCTACAACGACCGCTACAACGGCTACGCCGGCTACTGGGCCGTGGCTTCCGGATGGGGCGGCACCTATGACGGCAGCCCCCTGCCCGACTGGCTCCAGAGCGTTGACGTTCAGATCATGTCCCACGACGAGTGCAGCCGCTTCTGGTCTCTCCACGACAACATGATCTGCATCAACACCTCCGGCGGCAAGTCCACCTGCGGCGGTGACTCCGGCGGCCCTCTGGTCACACACGACGGCAACCGTCTCGTGGGTGTCACCTCCTTCGGCTCTGGTGCTGGCTGCATGGCGGGACACCCCGCTGTTTTCAGCCGTGTCACTGGCTACTTGGACTGGATCCGCGACAACACCGGAATTTCTTACTAa
- the PH4alphaEFB gene encoding prolyl 4-hydroxylase subunit alpha-1 isoform X2: MAADWRLIGLLSLLVVSVGAEVYTALAEMEELLETESVLITNLEGYIREQENKLNFLKNKMDDYQREHADASSDITAYVSNPINAYLLTKRLTTDWKQVENLMEHDVGTEFVQNITQYRNILKFPSDEDLNGAAVALLRLQDTYQLDTSSVARGKLNGIQYSTEMSSDDCFELGRQSYVNHDYHHTVLWMNEAMARMLEEPSNQTKSFTKADILEYLAFSTYKEGNIEVALTMTNELLQLLPHHERANGNKRFYEKEIANQLQMRKMKGDDGSDEMPKSDLPVAKSDPSVYDLTERKAYEMLCRGELKPSPADLRPLRCRYVTNNVPFLRLGPLKLEEAHQEPYIVIYHDAMYDSEIELIKRMARPRFRRATVQNSVTGALETANYRISKSAWLKTEENRVIGTVVQRTADMTGLDMDSAEELQVVNYGIGGHYEPHFDFARKEEKRAFEGLNLGNRIATVLFYMSDVEQGGATVFTSLHTALFPKKGTAAFWMNLHRDGEGDVRTRHAACPVLTGTKWVSNKWIHERGQEFRRPCSMGEDHGEYAI; encoded by the exons ATGGCAGCGGACTGGCGATTGATTGGCCTTCTCAGCCTTCTGGTCGTATCAGTGGGCGCAGAGGTGTACACCGCCTTGGCGGAGATGGAGGAACTGCTAGAGACTGAATCCGTACTGATAACCAACCTGGAGGGCTATATACGTGAGCAGGAGAACAAGCTGAATTTTCTCAAAAA CAAAATGGATGACTACCAGAGGGAACACGCCGACGCCTCCAGTGACATTACCGCCTATGTCTCAAATCCCATCAATGCTTACCTACTCACCAAGCGCCTGACCACCGACTGGAAACAGGTGGAGAACCTCATGGAGCACGACGTGGGCACCGAGTTCGTGCAAAACATTACCCAGTATCGCAACATCCTTAAGTTTCCCTCCGACGAGGATCTCAATGGAGCGGCAGTGGCCTTGCTGCGCCTCCAGGACACCTACCAGCTGGACACCTCTAGTGTAGCCCGTGGCAAGCTAAATGGCATACAGTACAG CACGGAGATGTCCTCGGATGACTGTTTCGAGTTGGGCAGACAGTCGTACGTGAACCACGACTACCATCACACAGTCCTCTGGATGAACGAGGCGATGGCCCGAATGCTCGAGGAGCCCTCGAACCAAACCAAAAGCTTCACCAAGGCCGATATCCTTGAGTACCTGGCGTTCTCCACCTACAAGGAAG gaAACATTGAGGTGGCTCTGACCATGACCAACGAATTGCTGCAACTATTGCCACACCACGAAAGGGCCAATGGCAACAAGAGGTTCTACGAGAAGGAAATAGCCAACCAGCTGCAAATGAGAAAGATGAAGGGCGACGATGGTAGTGACGAGATGCCTAAGTCTGACTTG CCCGTGGCCAAAAGTGATCCCTCGGTCTATGATTTGACCGAGCGAAAGGCCTACGAAATGTTGTGCCGTGGCGAACTAAAGCCATCTCCGGCGGACCTGAGACCTCTACGATGTCGTTATGTAACCAACAATGTGCCCTTCCTGCGCCTGGGCCCCCTGAAGCTGGAGGAGGCCCACCAGGAGCCGTACATTGTGATCTATCACGATGCCATGTACGACAGTGAAATTGAATTGATTAAACGGATGGCACGTCCTCGATTCCGGCGGGCAACTGTACAAAATTCCGTTACTGGCGCTCTGGAGACGGCCAACTACCGGATTAGCAAGTCCGCTTGGCTGAAAACGGAGGAGAACCGTGTGATTGGAACCGTAGTGCAGCGAACGGCGGATATGACTGGTCTGGACATGGACTCTGCCGAAGAGCTCCAGGTGGTCAATTATGGAATCGGTGGTCATTACGAACCGCACTTTGATTTTGCTCGA aaagaGGAAAAACGCGCCTTTGAGGGCCTCAATCTGGGCAACCGCATCGCAACAGTTTTGTTCTAC ATGAGTGACGTTGAACAGGGAGGTGCCACCGTCTTTACTTCCCTTCACACTGCCCTATTTCCCAAAAAGGGCACGGCAGCCTTCTGGATGAATCTCCATCGAGATGGTGAGGGCGATGTGAGGACACGTCATGCTGCCTGTCCTGTCCTGACGGGCACTAAATGGG TGTCAAACAAGTGGATCCATGAACGGGGTCAGGAGTTCCGTAGACCCTGCTCTATGGGCGAGGATCATGGCGAGTATGCCATCTGA
- the LOC108128140 gene encoding prolyl 4-hydroxylase subunit alpha-1-like, with product MSHLNWSSVLGIFLHLIFNGGVHGEFYSSADAMQDLAQVEREILNATRSYLEEQQKQLDFYRNFLEQIKEEHDWVVDQTNLDEYMGHPLHAFRLIKRLVQDWDELVFDPIMSNAPREELREFVDSVVSELGYPNESELQGAVKGIARLQNVYNLTTSDVADGLIDGVLYESELNWRECYEIGVILFDLGEYQRSLEWLQVAFVILRGNPGQEENENFYLSDIKEYAALANFELGNPKRSERLLSQILELESSSTSHLTRKYIDAKKPGKSSEVNNPTWYANYTRLCQGKKLPEGSNGRPLSCYLDGKINPYFVLAPLQVEPVHVDPDINVYHGMLSHQQMNSVFEEADKLVMYRSSVAGAGGQGTVADLRVSQQTWLNYTTPVMKSISRIIQFVSGFDMAAAEFMQVANYGVGGQYEPHPDYFEFNLPTQFHGDRISTSMFYLSDVEQGGYTVFTKLNVFLPPIKGAMVMWHNLHRSLDVDARTLHAGCPVLVGSKRIGNIWMHSGFQEFRRPCNITSDSYKSAAYRN from the exons ATGTCACATTTAAATTGGAGCTCCGTTTTGGGAATATTCCTGCACTTGATTTTCAATGGAGGAGTTCACGGAGAGTTCTATTCCTCGGCAGATGCGATGCAAGATCTGGCCCAAGTAGAGCGGGAAATTTTGAATGCCACGCGTTCGTATCTGGAGGAACAACAAAAGCAGTTGGATTTTTATAGAAA TTTTTTGGAGCAAATAAAGGAAGAGCATGATTGGGTTGTCGATCAAACGAACTTGGATGAATACATGGGTCATCCTTTGCATGCTTTTCGTTTGATCAAACGATTGGTCCAGGATTGGGATGAGCTCGTGTTTGATCCCATAATGTCCAACGCGCCTAGAGAAG AGCTTCGTGAATTCGTGGATAGTGTAGTAAGCGAATTGGGCTATCCAAATGAATCAGAACTTCAAGGAGCTGTAAAAGGCATCGCCAGACTTCAAAACGTCTATAATCTCACCACGTCAGATGTCGCCGATGGCCTCATAGATGGCGTATTGTATGAATCGGAGCTTAACTGGCGGGAATGCTATGAAATCGGAGTTATACTCTTCGATCTTGGGGAATACCAACGTTCTCTGGAGTGGCTTCAAGTGGCCTTTGTCATTCTTAGAGGGAATCCTGGCCAAGAGGAAAACGAAAATTTCTACTTATCCGATATAAAGGAATACGCGGCACTTGCAAACTTTGAACTGGGAAATCCGAAGCGATCTGAGAGACTTTTGAGCCAAATTCTGGAGCTGGAATCTTCATCTACTTCCCATCTAACTCGCAAGTATATTGATGCTAAAAAACCGGGAAAGTCTTCGGAAGTAAATAATCCCACATGGTACGCAAATTATACGAGACTGTGTCAGGGTAAGAAGCTACCAGAGGGGAGTAATGGAAGGCCGTTAAGTTGTTATTTGGATGGAAAGATAAACCCTTATTTCGTATTGGCACCGCTGCAAGTTGAGCCAGTACACGTTGATCCGGATATTAATGTTTACCACGGAATGCTGAGCCACCAACAAATGAATTCCGTTTTCGAGGAGGCGGACAAGCTGGTGATGTACCGTTCCTCCGTTGCCGGGGCTGGCGGGCAAGGAACCGTTGCCGATCTACGGGTCAGCCAGCAAACGTGGTTGAATTATACTACACCGGTCATGAAGTCGATTAGCCGGATTATTCAGTTTGTTTCCGGTTTCGATATGGCCGCAGCGGAATTTATGCAAGTGGCTAATTACGGCGTGGGCGGGCAGTACGAGCCGCATCCGGACTATTTCGAATTCAATTTGCCAACGCAGTTCCATGGTGATCGGATCTCTACAAGCATGTTTTAT CTTTCGGACGTGGAACAAGGCGGCTACACGGTATTCACAAAGCTGAATGTGTTCCTGCCACCAATAAAGGGAGCCATGGTCATGTGGCATAACTTGCATCGGTCCCTGGATGTGGATGCTCGAACGTTGCATGCAGGCTGTCCAGTGCTAGTGGGTTCTAAACGAA TTGGCAATATTTGGATGCACTCGGGCTTCCAGGAATTCCGTCGTCCATGTAACATAACTTCAGATAGTTACAAGTCTGCAGCCTACAGAAATTGA
- the LOC108128004 gene encoding serine protease 1, with amino-acid sequence MKLFVFLALAVAAASAIPAPASPSAEGKLTPVPVKDIQGRITNGYPAYEGKVPYIVGLLFSGNGGNWWCGGSIIGNTWVLTAAHCTNNADGVTINYGASIRTQPQYTHWVGRGDIIQHHHYNSGNLHNDISLIRTPHVDFWHLVNKVELPSYNDRYNGYAGYWAVASGWGGTYDGSPLPDWLQSVDVQIMSQDECSRFWSLHDNMICINTSGGKSTCGGDSGGPLVTHDGNRLVGVTSYGSGAGCMAGHPAVFSRVTGYLDWIRDNTGISY; translated from the coding sequence ATGAAACTGTTCGTATTCCTGGCCTTGGCCGTGGCCGCAGCTTCGGCTATTCCTGCCCCCGCTTCTCCTTCTGCCGAGGGAAAGCTGACCCCAGTGCCCGTTAAGGACATCCAGGGTCGCATCACTAACGGCTACCCCGCCTACGAGGGCAAGGTGCCCTACATCGTCGGCCTGCTCTTCAGCGGCAACGGTGGTAACTGGTGGTGCGGTGGCTCGATCATCGGCAACACCTGGGTCCTGACCGCTGCTCACTGCACCAACAACGCCGATGGCGTGACCATCAACTACGGCGCCAGCATCCGCACCCAGCCCCAGTACACCCACTGGGTTGGCCGTGGCGACATCATCCAGCACCACCACTACAACAGCGGCAACCTCCACAACGACATCTCCCTGATCCGCACCCCCCACGTCGACTTCTGGCATCTGGTGAACAAGGTGGAGCTGCCCAGCTACAACGACCGCTACAACGGCTACGCCGGCTACTGGGCCGTGGCTTCCGGATGGGGCGGCACCTATGACGGCAGCCCCCTGCCCGACTGGCTCCAGAGCGTGGACGTTCAGATCATGTCTCAGGATGAATGCAGCCGCTTCTGGTCTCTCCACGACAACATGATCTGCATCAACACCTCCGGCGGCAAGTCCACCTGCGGCGGTGACTCCGGCGGCCCTCTGGTCACACACGACGGCAACCGTCTTGTGGGTGTCACCTCATACGGCTCTGGTGCTGGCTGCATGGCCGGACACCCCGCTGTCTTCAGCCGTGTCACTGGCTACTTGGATTGGATCCGCGACAACACCGGAATATCCTACTAA